Proteins found in one Aspergillus chevalieri M1 DNA, chromosome 2, nearly complete sequence genomic segment:
- a CDS encoding uncharacterized protein (CAZy:GH18;~COG:G;~EggNog:ENOG410PKNR;~InterPro:IPR011583,IPR029070,IPR001223,IPR017853, IPR001579;~PFAM:PF00704;~go_function: GO:0004553 - hydrolase activity, hydrolyzing O-glycosyl compounds [Evidence IEA];~go_function: GO:0008061 - chitin binding [Evidence IEA];~go_process: GO:0005975 - carbohydrate metabolic process [Evidence IEA]) codes for MRIPSFGGWSFSTSLDSYSIFREGVTDANRLAFTQYVVAFVDRYNLDGVDFDWEYPGAPDIPGIPAGSETDGPNYFSFFKTLRSLLPSNKSISMAAPASYWYLKGFPIAEMADVLNYIVFMAYDFHGQWDWDNSFVGPGCENGNCLRSHVNLTETEYALAMITKAGVPANKVVAGIASYGRSFGMEDPSCTGPNCLFTGPNSTATPGDCTDTAGYISQAELSQYSSGSSLNRRDATLWYDNESDSDMMTYEDGTWVAYMPQNTKASRINRYASYGLAGVVEWALDLTQFILSATDEAATMDINEAEGTFADALALSDYDTSDEKVAITSGWQQSWKIMNHIYTVVKNGIDFNEAAAVEFLGSPAFNQDEQSDFNAVFKQLSTIQPGWGGWFAWQLAVRCDDFKYMCPCNIDTGVIAYTVQNDPKYQNHQPVSARDNYYPNQGVTWFHELLHVDWESLNGVPHISDIKIGFEIKGVMKWFEAYCPKLTKGLARVGGATGFWTLQNADSLSFARWPNTSRNAWATSIPISRWRLRRLVA; via the exons ATG CGCATTCCCTCCTTTGGCGGTTGGTCTTTTTCAACCAGTCTGGACTCCTACTCGATATTCCGAGAAGGTGTTACCGACGCCAACAGGCTCGCCTTCACCCAGTACGTTGTCGCGTTCGTGGATCGGTATAACTTGGATGGTGTCGACTTCGACTGGGAGTATCCAGGTGCCCCTGATATTCCCGGAATCCCTGCTGGTAGCGAGACAGATGGTCCGAATTATTTTAGTTTCTTCAAGACCCTTCGCTCACTGCTGCCCTCCAACAAGTCCATTTCCATGGCCGCTCCCGCATCATACTGGTATCTGAAGGGCTTCCCCATTGCGGAAATGGCCGATGTCCTGAATTATATCGTGTTCATGGCCTATGATTTTCACGGCCAGTGGGATTGGGACAACAGCTTTGTCGGCCCTGGGTGTGAGAATGGCAATTGCCTTCGCTCCCACGTCAACCTGACGGAAACCGAGTACGCACTGGCTATGATCACAAAGGCCGGGGTGCCAGCGAACAAGGTTGTGGCGGGCATCGCCAGCTACGGTCGTAGTTTCGGCATGGAGGATCCCAGCTGTACGGGCCCTAACTGTCTTTTCACTGGACCTAACTCCACTGCGACCCCGGGTGATTGCACAGATACAGCGGGCTACATTTCCCAGGCCGAACTGTCCCAGTATTCCAGTGGCTCTAGCTTGAACCGCCGCGACGCCACGCTCTGGTACGACAACGAGAGTGACTCCGATATGATGACCTACGAAGACGGGACCTGGGTGGCCTACATGCCCCAGAATACCAAGGCCTCTCGGATCAACCGGTATGCTAGCTACGGTCTTGCAGGTGTTGTGGAATGGGCACTAGACCTGACGCAGTTTATTTTAAGTGCGACTGATGAGGCAGCCACCATGGATATCAACGAAGCCGAAGGAACCTTTGCCGACGCCCTCGCGCTGAGCGACTATGATACTTCTGA CGAGAAGGTTGCAATCACGTCTGGGTGGCAGCAGTCGtggaagatcatgaatcatATTTACACCGTGGTCAAAAACGGCATTGATTTCAACGAGGCCGCTGCCGTTGAATTCCTGGGCTCGCCCGCGTTCAATCAAGACGAGCAGAGCGACTTCAATGCTGTCTTTAAGCAACTGTCCACGATTCAGCCGGGCTGGGGGGGTTGGTTCGCGTGGCAGTTGGCCGTCCGCTGTGACGACTTCAAGTACATGTGCCCTTGCAACATCGACACGGGCGTCATTGCCTATACAGTGCAGAACGACCCCAAGTACCAAAACCATCAACCAGTTTCTGCCCGAG ACAATTACTACCCGAACCAGGGCGTGACTTGGTTCCACGAGCTGCTGCACGTTGACTGGGAATCGCTGAATGGTGTCCCGCACATTTCAGATATCAAGATTGGATTTGAAATCAAGGGGGTAATGAAGTGGTTCGAAGCCTACTGTCCAAAGCTGACGAAAGGCCTGGCACGGGTCGGCGGTGCCACGGGCTTCTGGACGCTCCAGAATGCCGACAGTCTCTCCTTTGCGCGCTGGCCAAATACATCCAGAAACGCCTGGGCAACATCTATCCCCATCTCCCGCTGGCGCCTGCGGCGCCTAGTGGCGTAG
- a CDS encoding uncharacterized protein (COG:S;~EggNog:ENOG410Q26M;~InterPro:IPR014752) — translation MEVQEVQLMTPQTHCTFLGPHDESYSGPLSGSVEIIIASSNIDSSGYPKLSIKLTRTVAFERRCAATAPRRSNGFFKCLRRRSANQAQLIPIRGQSASSTETITQCDLWHTQHHVEHHQDRGTTSLKFNFGIPVPFDIPPTTETVLGTVSYMITATSTSTIGTTATTTRPIQILRRAIPGHPRTIQHVRTFRDDRMRIFLDITPKESPGPGSKASYTARLCAKQTITEGPRTAQHVVIKELKWQVEETAKALSKPSHHGTHDAIYHKERCVRQLCHGRVTGRWSATGGRPKTEATDDTIQISFDVSIPTSADAVEVLEMSAVDTKQTCLLHQGPCECPARTHIDEEKAAIIASHQLKLDIIAGEDVIDQETGKLVDRKPLWKSFGAFFPMPVYEFMTSQEIPNAAFPANDTPPMYDDASNPPDYDVLR, via the coding sequence ATGGAAGTGCAGGAGGTGCAATTGATGACCCCGCAAACTCATTGTACATTTCtggggccacatgacgagaGCTACAGTGGCCCGTTATCGGGGTCTGTGGAAATCATCATTGCCTCGTCTAATATCGACTCTTCCGGCTACCCCAAGCTCAGTATCAAACTTACACGCACGGTTGCATTTGAACGTCGATGTGCCGCTACGGCTCCTCGGCGTAGCAATGGTTTCTTTAAATGCTTGCGACGACGAAGTGCAAACCAAGCTCAGCTTATTCCTATCCGAGGGCAAAGTGCTTCGAGCACCGAGACAATAACCCAGTGTGATCTTTGGCACACGCAACACCACGTGGAGCATCATCAGGACCGGGGGACGACGAGCTTGAAATTCAATTTCGGAATTCCTGTTCCTTTTGATATCCCCCCGACGACGGAAACGGTGCTAGGGACCGTCTCGTATATGATTACGGCGACATCCACGTCCACAATTGGGACGACAGCAACAACGACGCGACCGATTCAAATACTACGGCGTGCTATTCCAGGCCATCCTCGAACTATTCAACACGTGCGAACCTTCCGCGATGATCGAATGAGGATATTTCTAGATATTACACCCAAGGAATCCCCCGGTCCGGGCAGCAAAGCTTCATATACCGCGAGATTATGTGCCAAACAGACTATCACGGAAGGGCCACGGACTGCGCAGCATGTGGTGATTAAAGAGCTGAAGTGGCAAGTTGAAGAAACGGCGAAGGCCTTATCGAAGCCCAGCCATCATGGGACTCACGATGCGATCTACCACAAGGAGCGATGTGTACGTCAACTGTGTCATGGGAGAGTAACAGGTCGGTGGAGCGCGACTGGTGGCCGCCCCAAAACCGAAGCGACAGATGACACGATTCAGATATCCTTTGATGTCAGCATTCCAACAAGCGCAGATGCCGTGGAAGTTCTAGAGATGTCTGCGGTTGACACCAAACAGACATGTCTCCTCCATCAAGGACCATGCGAGTGCCCTGCTCGCACACATATAGATGAAGAAAAAGCTGCCATCATTGCAAGCCACCAACTGAAGCTGGACATCATCGCGGGAGAAGACGTTATCGACCAGGAAACCGGGAAGCTTGTGGATCGAAAGCCCTTATGGAAGTCGTTCGGGGCCTTCTTCCCAATGCCGGTGTATGAGTTCATGACTTCACAGGAAATCCCTAACGCTGCCTTCCCTGCCAACGATACGCCTCCGATGTATGATGATGCATCGAACCCCCCCGATTATGATGTTTTGCGATAG